The Halanaerobium saccharolyticum subsp. saccharolyticum DSM 6643 genome segment TCAACCCTGGCATAAGAAGGCCCTTCTTTAAGTTTTTCTAACATTTGAGCTATTTTATTTTTTTCCCCCTGAAGTACCACTTCAACTCTACCATCAACTAAATTCTTAGCCCAGCCTTTTAAATTTAAAACAGCTGCCTCTCTTCGAATAAAAGCTCTAAAACCTACTCCCTGCACTTTTCCGGATATAAAGATGTGCTTCTGTACTTCTTCTGCAGCCATCTTATTTACACCTCCATTTGATTACATTATACATAGGATTATAATCTGTGGCAAATTATTAGTCTAAATATTGATTTACCCTTAGTGCTGCTTTAGCTCCCTCAGCAGCTGAAATAATAATCTGCTTATCAATAATATCTGTAACATCACCGGCAGCCCAAATTCCTTCGACTCCAGTTTCATTTTTTTCATTGATTAAAATTTCTTTTTGTTTATTTGTCTTTAGTATATTTTGAGCAAAATCACTATTTGCAATCAAACCAATTTCGATGAATAAACCATTAATATCTAGTTCCTCAGATTTATCATCAATTACATCTTTAATTATAATTGACTCCAGTTTGTCCTCACCAATTATTTGATCAACAGTAGTTGAAGTATGAACAGTTATACTTTCATTTTTCTTTATTCTTTCCTGTAGATATTCGTCTCCCATTAACTTATCCTGAATCTCTAATAAATCAACTTCACAGCCAATATTAGCTAGATCTAAAGCAGCTTCTAGACCAGAATTTCCTCCACCAACTACAGCCACTGGCTGACCTTTATATAGGAAAGCATCACAACTGGCACAGTAATGAACTCCTTTACCAGTTAAAACATATTCCTGTTTCATACCGAGATGACGTTTTTGAGCTCCAGTTGCTATAATTACTGATTCAGTTAAATATTCTTTGCCGTTGTCGGTCTTTATTACCTTTTTCTGACCTTGATCCTCAATTCCTACTGCCTCTTCCCCGATAACTGTTTCTACATCATATTTAGCTATATGATCCCAAAAATCATAAATTAGATTAGCTCCAGTAGTATCAGCCTTGCCAAGATAATTATCAATTTCGTTAGTAGTAATTACCTGACCTCCTATATCTTTAGTTAATAAAAGCAGATCGATTCCTTTACGAGCAGCATAAAGAGCAGCATTTAAAGCAGCAGGACCTGCACCTAAGATTACAAGTTCCCATTCTTTAATAGATAAATCTTTTGCTTCTCTACCAATTAATTTGTTGAATTCACCATTTTTTTCCAGGTCTATAAGATCATCATATCCCCCAAGACTCTGATCATTAATAATTATTTGAGGTACTGTTTTTCCATTAGTTCTTTCTTTCATTACCTCATAATTATCTCCTTCTTCAATATTGATTTCTTCAAATTTTAAACCCTTACTCTTTAAAAAAGCTTTAGCCTTTTTACAATATGGACACCATTCTTTAGAATATACTTCAATTTTTAGTTCTTTAGACATCATAAATTCCCCCTATAATTTTATATTCTTATTTGACATAAGTACTAGTGAATGTTAATATAAATATGGTTATTAGAAAACAAAATAAATTCAAATACTTTAATTGAGGTGAAATTAAATGGCAACAGTTATGGAATATGCGGAAGACCTTGCAGAAGCAATTGTTGAATCACAAGAATTTCAAGAACTAAAAGAAAAAGAAGAAACAATGGTTGAAGATGAAGATGCAAAAACAATGCTGGATGAACTTAATGCTAAGTATCAGCAGGCACAAATGATGCAGAAGAATGGTCAGCAAATGAGTGATGAGCAAAAGCAGGAATTACAGGTAATGGAACAAAAAATGAAGAAAAATGATAAGATTTCTGAATTCTATGAAGCTCAGAATCATTTTAATCAGTTAATGAATTCTGTAAACCAGGTAATCACACAGAAACTTCAGGGTGAAGAACAAGCTGAAGACGCTGAGTAATTAATAATATAATTGAATTTGAACAGAACCGCAGTCAGCTGGCTGCGGTTCTTTGCTTTTTAATTTACATTATTCCCGGCTTTATAGCCCGTGGAAAAAGCAATCTGTAAATTATAGCCCCCTGTCATTGCTGCTAAATCTATTACTTCTCCTGCAAAATATAAATCTTCCACTAGTTTTGATTCCAAAGTCTTAGGATTAATTTCTTCTGTATTAACTCCACCTCTGGTAACGATTGCTCTTTCAAAACCTTTTTTAGCTCTTATATTCAATTTCAAACCCTTTAATAAGTGTATCAACTCTTCCCTTTCAGCTGCAGTAATCTGGTTTACTGTTTTTTGGTAATCTATAGACGATAATTCTAAAATGATTGGAATCATCTTTTGGGGTAACAAGTCATCCAAACTATTACCAAAATATTTATTGCTGTACTTCTCAAAATCTCTTAAAATTCTTCTATCTAAACTCTGATAGTCAAGAGCAGGCTTTAAGTCAATCTCTATTTGATAAGCTTTAGGATCTGAATCTATAAACATTGATGCAGAAATTATCAAAGGTCCATCTAAATAATTATTTCTGATTTCTAAATCTCCAAATTCACTGTAAACCTCTTTTTCCTCTTTTAATAATTTTAAATCTACATATTTTAATTTTAAGCCTTCTGCCTGATATATCCAATCTTCTTTGGTTTCTAATCCACATAGTCCCGGTTCCGGTTCTATAATTTGATGACCTAAATTTTGAGCAAGTTGAAAACCACTGCCATCAGAACCGGTTTGAGGATAAGCACTGCCTCCAGCTGCTAATATTATTTTAGCCGCTTTGAGCTGACCCTGATATTTTAATTTAACTCCTACAGCTTTATTCTTCTCAGTCAAAATTTCTACTACTTGATCCTGAATTATTTCAACATTATGTTTGAATAATTCTTTTTGTAGTACTTTTAATACATCTTGTGATCGATTTGATTTTGGAAAAACCCGATCTCCTCTTTCGATTTTTAGTGGTAAGCCAAGTCCTTCAAAAAAATAATAAAGTCGATAAGCATCAAATTCACCTAAAGAACTGTACATAAATTCTGGGTTATCAATAATATTATTTAGGTGTTGATTTAAATCAGAATAATTTGTTAAATTGCAGCGCCCCTTACCGGTAATTAATAATTTTTTACCCAGATTTTTATTTTTATCAATTAAAATCACTTTATTTCCATTTTTAGCAGCCTGCAGAGATGCCATCATCCCTGCTGGTCCACCACCAATAACAACTACTTTAGTCAAAATAGAACTTCCTTTCCTCTAAAGCCTAAACTATAATATATTATAATTCTTTTTTAACAGCATTCTTTATTCTTGTTAAACCCTCTTTTAATCTTTTACGAGGACAGGCTAAATTTAAACGCATATACATTGAGCCAGCATCTCCAAACCAGCGTCCTGGATTAAGACCAACTTCAGCCTTTTGATTCATAAATTCTATCAGCTGCTCATCACTTCCAAAACCCAGCTGACTGAAGTCCAACCAGACTAAATATGTACCCTCTGCTTGTGTTAGTTTAATTTGAGGAATTTCAGCTGCAAGATATTCTCTTAAATAATTGTAATTTCCCTCTAAATATTCAAGCTGTTTTTGAAGCCATTCTTCTCCATTATTATAAGCACTTTTTAATGCTAAAAGACCAAAGGGGCTGTTTCCGGTACCAAAGCCTTCTTTTGCCTGGTTATAAGCAGCGCGAAGCTCTTTTGATTCAATAATGGTGTATGAAGTATGTAAGCCTGCTATATTGAAAGTTTTACTGGCAGCCATAAAAGTAATTAGCTTTTTTCGATAATCACTAAATTCATCTCTTTTAAAAAGTAATTTTAAGATCGGATGATGTTCATATCCAGGATAAACTAAATCAGAATGTATTTCATCACTCAAAAGAAAAATATCTTCTTTTTTTAATAGACGCAGCAGTTCCAGTAGTTCAGCTTGGTCCCAAACTCTGCCAACTGGATTGTGAGGACTGCAAAAAATCATCGCCTTAACTGGGTTACCCTGTTTTTGAGATTCTTTTATCTGACTTTCTAATCCTGCTAAATCCATTTTATAATGCCCATCTTTATTTATTAATTCATTTTCTATTAACTTGCAGTCATTATTTTTGACAGCCGTAAAAAATGGTTTATAAACCGGGGGCTGAATAATAACTGCATCATTTTCTTCAGTTATTGCCTTGAGCGTAAAGTTAATTGCCGGTACCACACCTGTATCAAAAATCAACCAATCTTTTTCTATTTTTAAATCAAATCTTTTTTTGAGCCAATTTTCCACTGCCTGCTTAACACTTTGATCAGCAAAACTATAGCCAAAAATACCGGCTTCAGCTCTTTTTAAAAGGCTTTCTTTAACAGCAGGAGCTGTTTGCCAATCAGAATCCGCCACCCACATTGGTAATATATTTTCATTATTAAAAATTTCTTTTCTTTTATCCCATTTGGCAGACATTGTGTTGACTCTATTTTCTAAATTTGAAAATTTTAATTTTGACATTTTACTTCCTCCCTGACAAAAAATACTAGTTTTCTTGATAAAATAAAGACATTACTTTAATCATTTCAGCGTGGTCTGAACTGCCACCTAATTCTCTAGTCGAATGCATAGCCAGCAGTGGACTGCCTAAATCCATACTCTTAATTCCAAGCTGGGTAGCTGCAATAGGTCCAATAGTAGAGCCACCTTTTTTATCACTTCGATTAGTATAATATTGATACGAAATATTATTTTTTTCCATTAAATCAATTAAAACTGCTGCAGTTGAAGCATTAGTAGTATATTTTAAATTAGCATTATATTTAATAACCGGCCCCTTATTTAAGACAGGTCTATTTTTTTTATCATATTCTTCACTGAAATTTGGATGCAGAGCATGAGCCATATCAGCAGATAATAGAAATGATTTTTCAATAATACTATAATAATCTTCTTTTTGTGCATTTAAATTATAAATTATTCTCTTTATTATGTTTCCTGCAAAGGGAGAATCTGCGCCCTGAGGTGTAGTGCTGCCTATTTCTTCGTTATCATAGAAAACAGCCATCTGAGTCCATGGTTTAGCCTCTGAAGCAAGCAGAGCTTTTAAGGTTGAATGTACCATTGATAAATTATCCTGACATCCTGCTGCAACAAATTCTTTCTTTTGGCCTGTAAATTCTGCTTTTTCGGTTGGGTAAAGATATAATTCAGCTTCTAAAATATCTTCTTTTTTGTGGTCAGTAAACTGCGCAATTAAGTCTTTAAACAATAAAGATTCATTTTCTTGACCTGAATTTTGAGTATCAGTTTCGTTTTTATTATCTTGAGCTTTATTATCTTTAGCAGTTTCCAGATTTAATGTCTGGCTGATTAAAGCTCTTAAACCCTTTTTCTTATCAATCTTTCCCGTTTTATTGATATCTTTTTTTAAATGAATAGCCAGATTTGGTATAACAGCTAAATTTTCTTCAAAATCAATTAATTTTTCGTTCAGGCTAAAAGAAGTATCATCTTTTAAAACTACTTTTCCTGCTAAAGATAAATCTTTATCATACCAGGTATTTAAAATAGGACTACCATAAATCTCAGTATTTAATAAATAATAACCGTCTTTTTTGATTATAGGGTCTGGTTTAATTTTTAAAGCAGGGCTATCTGTATGTGAAGAAATTATTCTAAAACCCTGATTTAAAAAATCATCGCCTGTAATAAAGGCAACAACTGCTGATTTATTACGACTAAGAAAGTATTTCTCCCCCTCTTTTAAATCCCATTTTTCGCTTGGGTCAAGCTCTTTAAATCCCTCCTGCTGCAGCTCTTTTTTTAATTCAGCCGCAGCATGAAAAGCAGTTGGAGAACTATTGAGAAATTGCACAAGTTCTTCCGCTTGATTATTCATTTTCTTTCACCCCAGCAATATCAATTATTGCCTTAGCATATATGGCTGCACTTTTAACCAGGTTATCAATTTCAATAAACTCATCTTTTTGATGTGCTATTTCAGCCTGGCCCGGAAAAAGCAAACCAAAGGCAACACCTTTATCAACTAAACGAGCGTAAGTTCCGCCTCCAATTGCTATCGGTTCACTTTTATCACCTGTAAATTCCTGATATGCAGCCATCAATTTTTGGATAAAAGGATCATCTTTTGCAACATATAAAGGCTTGGCATCACTTAAAATTTCTAAATTAACTAACTTAGTTTCAAGATTAGCTTTAATATCAGAAACAACTTTATCAGCCGTTGATTTAACAGGATAGCGAATATTAACTATAAATTCTACTTTATTTTGATCAGCTTTAATTACTCCGGTGTTGAAAGTTAAAGCTGTTGGAACATCATCTTGATCTTTGCAACCAATTGAAGCACCATCATATTCAATTCCTATTTTCTTTTGATAAAAATTTAAAAATTCTTTTACTTTAGCATTTGAAAACGGGAGTTCAGCTAAAATATTAATCAAATAAGAAATTGCATTTTTCCCATCTTCAGGCATACTGCCGTGTGCTGAAATTCCTGAATATGATAATTTGATTTTATTATTATCTGCTTCTAAATTTAGATCAGCAGCCTCATAATTAATCTCAGTCAGAAGTTTTTCTAATTCTTCTTTTTCAATTCCACTTATAACTGCCTCTGCAAAATCTGGAACCATATTGGCAGCATTTCCACCTTTTATTTTTTCTAATTTTAAACCGTTTTTATCTGTTTCCTTTAAATCAGCAGTAAACTTAAGATCTAAAATCCCTTTTTCTGCATGAATTGCAGGGAAAGTTGCATCAGGGCTAAAGGCAAGTTCTGGCATTTTTTCTTTTTCAAAATAATATTTTAGAGATGCCATACCGGATTCTTCATTTGTACCCAGTATTAATCTGACTCTTTTATTTAATTTGATATCTAAATCTTTTACAATTTTCATAGCGTATAAGGCAGCTGCTGCTGGCCCTTTATCATCTATTGTTCCTCGACCAAAAATCTTCCCATCATGAACCTCAGCTGCATAAGGAGGATAAGTCCAATTACTCCCCTCAGGCACTACATCAACATGACAGAGTAGAGCCAAAATTTCCTCTCCTGCTCCCATTTCTACATGAGCAGCCTGATTATCTATATTTTTTGTTTTAAAACCCATAGCTTCAGAAATTTCTATTGCTTTAGCCAGAGCTTTATATACTTCTTTACCATAAGGGTAATCACCCTCGGCTTCTGCCTCAACACTTGGAATTTTAACTAATTCCTGAGTGCTTAAAATCATATCATCTCTTAAACTTTCTGCTGCTTTAATTATTTTTTCTTTCATATTTTAGTTTAATAGCAAAAAACTATTAAACCATCACCTCCTATTATTTTTTTATTTGTTTTTTTATCAATTATCTAGCTATTATTCTATCACTTTTACTTCTAAATTTAAAATATAATACAATTTCTTTGCCAAACATCTGAGATTATCATATCTTTTTTGAATTAAAAGAAAAGTTGTAGTAAAATTAGATAAAAGATAAGGGTGATCAATAATGGATTTAAATAAAATAGATGCTTCAACTAAAATTAATCCTCTAGCCAAAGAAATTAAATTAGGATTCGACTCTAAGCGGCAGCAAAAAGCAGTTCTGCTGCTGCACGGTTTTGGTGGTAAAAGTAGTAACTGGAGCTATACAGCTAAAAAAATTAATAAAACATTAAGTCTTCCAGTCTATGTTCCTCGTCTTCCTGGGCATGGAACTAATATTAATGATTTTTTAAATAGTAACGCAGATCAGTGGCTGCGAAAAGCTGTAGATAGTTATCTTTATTTAAAAAATGATTTTCAAGAAATTTATCTAGCTGGAATTTCAATGGGAGGACTGCTTGCTGCTTTAATTGCTTCTAAATTTGAGATAAAAAAATTATCATTAGTTGCTCCGGCTTTTTTTACAAAGGATAAAAATATAGTTTTTACTCCTTATATCAAACATTTCATAAAAAAAATAGATAATAATTTTAAGCTAGATCAAGAAAATCTAAGTGATGCTGAAATTGATTTTCATAAAAACTACAGCTTTAATTATTATACTGAAGCACTGGCAGAATTATATAAACTGATCAAAAAAGCACGTCAGGCAGTAGATAATATAAAAACGGAGACTCAACTTATTTTATCAACTAATGATCAACAGGTAGCAACTAATAAAATCAAAACATTTTTAAATGAAAATATGGGACAATTTTTAACAGATCAAAAGATCTATCAAAAATCATCCCATGTAATAATCAATGATCTTGAGAAAAAAAGATGTGCTCAAGATATAATTAATTTTTTTAATAAATAATTATAATTTATACTTAAATTTTTATAATTAAGCTTTAGACTAATTCCTGCAGCTGTTTTAAGTAGTTTTTAAACTTAGCAGCTGCATTTACTATAGGTTGAGATTTTTCCATATCAACACCAGCATTTTTTAAAATATTAAGTGGGTAATCACTGCCCCCAGCCTTTAAGAACTCTAAATATTTTGCTGCTGCAGCTGGACCTTCATTCTTAATTTTTTCTGCAAGTGCTGCTGCCGCCGAATAACCAGTAGCATATTTATAGACATAGAAATTATAATAAAAATGCGGAATTCTGGCCCACTCATAATCCAACTTCTCATCAATTATTAAAGTATTACCAAGATATTTTTTGTTTAACTTTCTATACATGCTTTTCATTGCCTGAGAAGTTAAGCTCTCTCCTGCTTCAACACTCTCGTGAATCATTTTCTCAAATTCAGCAAACATTGTCTGCCTATAAACTGTACCTCTAAATCCTTCTAGATAATAATTTAAAAGATAAAGTTTTTCTTCTCTGCTTTGAGCATTTTCCAACATGTAGTCAATTAACAAATTTTCATTTAAAGTTGAAGCAACTTCTGCTACAAATATCTTGTAATCAGCATATAAATAAGGCTGATTTTTATTGGAATAATAGCTGTGCATTGCATGACCCATTTCATGAATTAAAGTAAATAAATTACCGATATCTTGAGTGTAATTCATTAAAATATAAGGATGCACACCATAACAACCGCTGGAATAAGCTCCAGATCGCTTTCCTTTATTTTCGTAAACATCTATCCAGCCTGAGTTGAATCCTTTCTCTACTGTTTCGATATAGTTTTGACCTAAAGGCTTTACAGCATTTTTAATTATTTCTTTTGTTTCTTCATATTTGAATTTAAGCTCAATATCCTCAATCAAAGGTTTATAAACATCATAAATATGAAGCTCGTCTAAATTAAGCAGTTCTTTTTTGAGCTCCATGTATTGATGTAAGGGTTCTAAATTATCAGAAACAGTATCAATTAAATTATTATAAACATCTGTTGAAATATTATCATTATCCAGAGCAGATTCTAAGGCACTATCATATTTTCTAGCCCTGGCATAAAATACATCACCTTTAACTGAACTATCAAGTACCGCTGCAAATGTGTTTTCTAGCTTTTCATATTCACCATGCATGCCCTCAAAGGCATCTTCTCTAACTCGACGGTCTTCATTTTTTAATAAATCAATATATCTACCATGAGTTAAACGTAATTCCTCATTGTTTTCATCTTTAATCAATGGGAATTCTAAATCTGCATTATTTAACATACTGAAGATATTTTCAGAGCTCTGTGTGACCTCACCAGCCAGTGCTAATATCTTTTCTTCAGCTGCAGAAAGATAATGTTCTTTTTGCCTTAAAATATTATCAAAAAAATGATTATAAAATTC includes the following:
- the pepV gene encoding dipeptidase PepV; this encodes MKEKIIKAAESLRDDMILSTQELVKIPSVEAEAEGDYPYGKEVYKALAKAIEISEAMGFKTKNIDNQAAHVEMGAGEEILALLCHVDVVPEGSNWTYPPYAAEVHDGKIFGRGTIDDKGPAAAALYAMKIVKDLDIKLNKRVRLILGTNEESGMASLKYYFEKEKMPELAFSPDATFPAIHAEKGILDLKFTADLKETDKNGLKLEKIKGGNAANMVPDFAEAVISGIEKEELEKLLTEINYEAADLNLEADNNKIKLSYSGISAHGSMPEDGKNAISYLINILAELPFSNAKVKEFLNFYQKKIGIEYDGASIGCKDQDDVPTALTFNTGVIKADQNKVEFIVNIRYPVKSTADKVVSDIKANLETKLVNLEILSDAKPLYVAKDDPFIQKLMAAYQEFTGDKSEPIAIGGGTYARLVDKGVAFGLLFPGQAEIAHQKDEFIEIDNLVKSAAIYAKAIIDIAGVKENE
- a CDS encoding acylphosphatase; the encoded protein is MAAEEVQKHIFISGKVQGVGFRAFIRREAAVLNLKGWAKNLVDGRVEVVLQGEKNKIAQMLEKLKEGPSYARVDNLKVNEEELGDYSDFKIKF
- a CDS encoding FAD-dependent oxidoreductase; the protein is MSKELKIEVYSKEWCPYCKKAKAFLKSKGLKFEEINIEEGDNYEVMKERTNGKTVPQIIINDQSLGGYDDLIDLEKNGEFNKLIGREAKDLSIKEWELVILGAGPAALNAALYAARKGIDLLLLTKDIGGQVITTNEIDNYLGKADTTGANLIYDFWDHIAKYDVETVIGEEAVGIEDQGQKKVIKTDNGKEYLTESVIIATGAQKRHLGMKQEYVLTGKGVHYCASCDAFLYKGQPVAVVGGGNSGLEAALDLANIGCEVDLLEIQDKLMGDEYLQERIKKNESITVHTSTTVDQIIGEDKLESIIIKDVIDDKSEELDINGLFIEIGLIANSDFAQNILKTNKQKEILINEKNETGVEGIWAAGDVTDIIDKQIIISAAEGAKAALRVNQYLD
- a CDS encoding alpha/beta hydrolase, which codes for MDLNKIDASTKINPLAKEIKLGFDSKRQQKAVLLLHGFGGKSSNWSYTAKKINKTLSLPVYVPRLPGHGTNINDFLNSNADQWLRKAVDSYLYLKNDFQEIYLAGISMGGLLAALIASKFEIKKLSLVAPAFFTKDKNIVFTPYIKHFIKKIDNNFKLDQENLSDAEIDFHKNYSFNYYTEALAELYKLIKKARQAVDNIKTETQLILSTNDQQVATNKIKTFLNENMGQFLTDQKIYQKSSHVIINDLEKKRCAQDIINFFNK
- a CDS encoding YlbF family regulator, whose protein sequence is MATVMEYAEDLAEAIVESQEFQELKEKEETMVEDEDAKTMLDELNAKYQQAQMMQKNGQQMSDEQKQELQVMEQKMKKNDKISEFYEAQNHFNQLMNSVNQVITQKLQGEEQAEDAE
- a CDS encoding MalY/PatB family protein, with protein sequence MSKLKFSNLENRVNTMSAKWDKRKEIFNNENILPMWVADSDWQTAPAVKESLLKRAEAGIFGYSFADQSVKQAVENWLKKRFDLKIEKDWLIFDTGVVPAINFTLKAITEENDAVIIQPPVYKPFFTAVKNNDCKLIENELINKDGHYKMDLAGLESQIKESQKQGNPVKAMIFCSPHNPVGRVWDQAELLELLRLLKKEDIFLLSDEIHSDLVYPGYEHHPILKLLFKRDEFSDYRKKLITFMAASKTFNIAGLHTSYTIIESKELRAAYNQAKEGFGTGNSPFGLLALKSAYNNGEEWLQKQLEYLEGNYNYLREYLAAEIPQIKLTQAEGTYLVWLDFSQLGFGSDEQLIEFMNQKAEVGLNPGRWFGDAGSMYMRLNLACPRKRLKEGLTRIKNAVKKEL
- a CDS encoding BaiN/RdsA family NAD(P)/FAD-dependent oxidoreductase, translated to MTKVVVIGGGPAGMMASLQAAKNGNKVILIDKNKNLGKKLLITGKGRCNLTNYSDLNQHLNNIIDNPEFMYSSLGEFDAYRLYYFFEGLGLPLKIERGDRVFPKSNRSQDVLKVLQKELFKHNVEIIQDQVVEILTEKNKAVGVKLKYQGQLKAAKIILAAGGSAYPQTGSDGSGFQLAQNLGHQIIEPEPGLCGLETKEDWIYQAEGLKLKYVDLKLLKEEKEVYSEFGDLEIRNNYLDGPLIISASMFIDSDPKAYQIEIDLKPALDYQSLDRRILRDFEKYSNKYFGNSLDDLLPQKMIPIILELSSIDYQKTVNQITAAEREELIHLLKGLKLNIRAKKGFERAIVTRGGVNTEEINPKTLESKLVEDLYFAGEVIDLAAMTGGYNLQIAFSTGYKAGNNVN
- the pepF gene encoding oligoendopeptidase F produces the protein MSKELKKREEIDEKYKWNLNDIYADDSSFESELETVLEEVKNIKQFKENFTENAAKLLEALNEIMEIEKKTAKLYTYAHMKYDQNTQNDKYQNYKNKAMMCYNKLSNSTSFMVPAIIQLGEERLEKFKSDNEELEFYNHFFDNILRQKEHYLSAAEEKILALAGEVTQSSENIFSMLNNADLEFPLIKDENNEELRLTHGRYIDLLKNEDRRVREDAFEGMHGEYEKLENTFAAVLDSSVKGDVFYARARKYDSALESALDNDNISTDVYNNLIDTVSDNLEPLHQYMELKKELLNLDELHIYDVYKPLIEDIELKFKYEETKEIIKNAVKPLGQNYIETVEKGFNSGWIDVYENKGKRSGAYSSGCYGVHPYILMNYTQDIGNLFTLIHEMGHAMHSYYSNKNQPYLYADYKIFVAEVASTLNENLLIDYMLENAQSREEKLYLLNYYLEGFRGTVYRQTMFAEFEKMIHESVEAGESLTSQAMKSMYRKLNKKYLGNTLIIDEKLDYEWARIPHFYYNFYVYKYATGYSAAAALAEKIKNEGPAAAAKYLEFLKAGGSDYPLNILKNAGVDMEKSQPIVNAAAKFKNYLKQLQELV
- a CDS encoding M18 family aminopeptidase, with translation MNNQAEELVQFLNSSPTAFHAAAELKKELQQEGFKELDPSEKWDLKEGEKYFLSRNKSAVVAFITGDDFLNQGFRIISSHTDSPALKIKPDPIIKKDGYYLLNTEIYGSPILNTWYDKDLSLAGKVVLKDDTSFSLNEKLIDFEENLAVIPNLAIHLKKDINKTGKIDKKKGLRALISQTLNLETAKDNKAQDNKNETDTQNSGQENESLLFKDLIAQFTDHKKEDILEAELYLYPTEKAEFTGQKKEFVAAGCQDNLSMVHSTLKALLASEAKPWTQMAVFYDNEEIGSTTPQGADSPFAGNIIKRIIYNLNAQKEDYYSIIEKSFLLSADMAHALHPNFSEEYDKKNRPVLNKGPVIKYNANLKYTTNASTAAVLIDLMEKNNISYQYYTNRSDKKGGSTIGPIAATQLGIKSMDLGSPLLAMHSTRELGGSSDHAEMIKVMSLFYQEN